The genomic interval TTAACTGTTTATTTTTAAAATAATAGTATCCAGAATATTTTTCGGACAAGGTTTTTTTTCGAGCTTGATACTAAGAGAATCCTTAATGCATTTTTCTAACCTGTAAGCTTCAATGCAAGGGATACACTTTTCCATATTATCTCTAAAATGATCCTTCTCTGCATCTGTGGCTTCATCGTCCAAAATGGACTGAATAATTTTCATACATTCAGCATGATGCTCACAATTTAGCTTCATGGGTTGCTTTTGCGCTTCTTCTGTCACAGAAGGCGTATTCAATGATGCATTCATTACCAGAAATGATAAAAAGAATAATGGAATATTATGTACAGTTGTACACTATAACCACTTACGCCTTAAAAAAAGTTTCACA from Dyadobacter sp. NIV53 carries:
- a CDS encoding phosphohydrolase; the encoded protein is MNASLNTPSVTEEAQKQPMKLNCEHHAECMKIIQSILDDEATDAEKDHFRDNMEKCIPCIEAYRLEKCIKDSLSIKLEKKPCPKNILDTIILKINS